A part of Neodiprion pinetum isolate iyNeoPine1 chromosome 4, iyNeoPine1.2, whole genome shotgun sequence genomic DNA contains:
- the Hipk gene encoding homeodomain-interacting protein kinase 2 isoform X3 has product MSMYASVFTPRRCFFEFLTSARIVKIRGMRDMFIQAQQTSSSVNGSSSNSSSSINPAHQHSKKRKLDYNISQPVIQQHGQVQSADYQLDNATSIQQYAVSGVNTVFGPLHNNALQKSPNQQTLVRASTIKLLDTYQRCGQKRKSWSREGGNGEGLAIQSTNTNTTNATASTVSSQHHSSQQQQQQQQLNNKQSSMTSHSKQVGNGGNGGGGSNPQGDGDYQLVQHEVLYSMTNQYEVLEFLGRGTFGQVVKCWKKGTNEIVAIKILKNHPSYARQGQIEVSILSRLSQENADEFNFVRAYECFQHKSHTCLVFEMLEQNLYDFLKQNKFSPLPLKYIRPILQQVLTALLKLKQLGLIHADLKPENIMLVDPVRQPYRVKVIDFGSASHVSKAVCNTYLQSRYYRAPEIILGLPFCEAIDMWSLGCVVAELFLGWPLYPGSSEYDQIRYISQTQGLPTEHMLNNASKTTKFFYRDMDSTYPFWRLKTPEEHEQETGIKSKEARKYIFNCLDDIGQVNVPTDLEGGQLCAEKADRREFIDLLKRMLTMDQVERRITPGEALNHAFVTLAHLVDYAHCNNVKASVQMMEVCRRAGDFTASPAHHQAPPAPQPAPPTSLVANFVPTTNGSAVTLTFNNQLTNQVQRLVREHRTAPSGYDNLYQIYTNTSRRATQYSGSSNGSNSGRGAVHDFPHQLVPGILCPPPGYQPMPSPAKHVVVAQVSVEMPPQAQQAPLQIQPSIISQQAVAAAAAAAQQQYAAVPVSMVESGRQMLLTRTEFNILPCVHKYPMVGLQNAVQTSWPGGSRQMAAIVPSWQQLPPQHAAIQQPLLSDAGEWGRPLIVDSSAILQDQRPVFPVTEVYNTSALVEHPSQSWGKRSVTKHHQHHLTVPQQPQHRHEHKKETQQLSPVKKRVKESTPPSNMRRHSPANGHWQQQTNQSHHHTGSNTSSNKHGSNNHAGEHQQVTTVRQQTITIHDTPSPAVSVITISDSEDESPSKCCGDRQCGACQGLAPRLSGDGRPVREDVIRSTQSTPRVVQSSHQTHSSSQTHTNGHSGSHSSSQRAQRKNVISCVTVGDSDGEASPGRVHAHLYQQVPQHQHQQPAQHIKHEPQPQHHVSSGYSSQSQKKRLLAKVQSECNMINVATKPEPGVEYLAPHPCHAPACKEPPTYQDDAYDMHDYFLQYVTTSSAHPHLQEQHIVYTTGADKRVSWPGKRTEYKHEYVQPPAAHSRDHQKWAVANPVHQYRQTQVVGSAAHHGHHGHPAHLSPGGGGGGGRSPAAGPVVGGAQHLGQPLYQEYAHVRSRGHPVAPPPAVYVTAAPSQAPSAIQQQQVPTYQGFTPGWVPRRLVDACISSPLTLYDSSRALPPPAHHSSARPLLASHAAHPLPAHMQPTAVYGLAPLSPAKHQYQTSGLWFTE; this is encoded by the exons ATGTCCATGTATGCGTCTGTGTTCACACCTCGGCGTTGTTTCTTCGAATTTTTGACATCCGCTCGTATTGTAAAAATACgc GGAATGCGTGACATGTTCATCCAAGCTCAGCAGACGAGCAGCAGCGTCaacggcagcagcagcaacagcagcagcagcatcaaccCTGCTCACCAACATAGCAAGAAGCGAAAGTTGGACTACAACATTAGTCAACCAGTTATCCAGCAGCACGGGCAAGTCCAATCTGCCGACTACCAGTTGGACAACGCAACTAGCATCCAACAGTACGCTGTGAGCGGGGTCAACACTGTATTTGGTCCGTTGCACAATAATGCGCTGCAGAAAAGCCCCAACCAACAGACTCTAGTCCGCGCGTCGACTATTAAACTTTTAGACACGTACCAGCGCTGTGGTCAGAAG AGAAAGTCTTGGTCACGAGAAGGAGGTAATGGTGAAGGACTGGCGATCCAATCGACTAACACTAACACGACAAACGCTACAGCTAGTACCGTGAGCTCGCAGCATCATTCTtcacagcagcagcagcaacaacagcagctgAATAATAAACAATCCAGCATGACTTCGCACAGTAAACAAGTTGGCAATGGGGGCAACGGCGGTGGCGGTAGCAATCCGCAAGGAGATGGCGATTATCAGTTGGTTCAGCACGAAGTTCTTTACTCTATGACTAATCAGTACGAGGTTCTGGAATTTTTGGGCAGAGGAACGTTCGGACAG GTCGTGAAATGCTGGAAAAAGGGTACAAACGAAATAGTAGCCattaaaatattgaagaatCATCCATCGTATGCGCGCCAAGGCCAGATTGAG GTCTCCATCCTGTCACGTCTTAGCCAGGAAAACGCGGACGAGTTCAACTTTGTGCGTGCCTACGAATGTTTTCAGCACAAATCTCATACTTGTTTGGTGTTTGAAATGCTTGAGCAGAACctgtatgattttttaaagCAAAATAAATTCTCACCACTTCCTTTAAAGTACATCAGGCCAATTCTTCAACAAGTGCTTACCGCTCTTCTCAAACTCAAG caattGGGTCTAATCCATGCCGATCTTAAACCTGAAAACATAATGCTGGTAGACCCTGTGCGACAGCCGTATCGAGTTAAAGTCATTGACTTTGGTTCTGCCTCTCACGTTTCAAAAGCCGTTTGCAATACCTACTTGCAATCCCGTTACTATCGTGCGCCCGAGATCATACTTGGACTTCCTTTCTGCGAGGCGATAGACATGTGGTCCCTAGGCTGCGTTGTGGCTGAATTGTTTCTCGGTTGGCCATTGTATCCAGGCAGTTCGGAATACGATCAGATACGCTACATCAGTCAAACTCAGGGACTTCCCACTGAACACATGCTGAATAACGCTAGTAAAACTACGAAATTCTTCTACAGAGATATGGACA GCACGTATCCATTCTGGAGGCTAAAGACTCCAGAAGAACACGAGCAGGAGACTGGAATAAAGTCCAAGGAGGCtagaaaatacattttcaacTGCTTGGACGATATTGGTCAGGTGAATGTTCCGACCGATTTGGAAGGGGGTCAGTTATGCGCGGAAAAAGCGGACAGACGAGAGTTTATCGATCTATTGAAGAGGATGCTCACAATGGACCAGGTA GAGCGCCGAATCACACCAGGAGAAGCTTTGAACCATGCTTTCGTAACGCTGGCTCACCTCGTCGACTACGCTCATTGCAACAATGTCAAAGCCTCTGTACAAATGATGGAGGTCTGCAGACGAGCTGGCGACTTTACCGCCAGTCCAGCTCACCATCAAGCCCCACCTGCGCCTCAGCCAGCGCCACCGACTTCGCTGGTTGCCAATTTTGTGCCGACGACAAATGGAAGCGCAGTCACTCTCACCTTCAACAATCAACTGACGAATCAGGTGCAGAGACTCGTTAGGGAACACCGCACAGCACCATCGGGATACGACAATCTG TATCAAATATACACAAATACCAGTCGGAGAGCGACGCAGTACAGTGGTTCGTCCAACGGTTCGAACAGTGGTCGTGGCGCAGTGCATGATTTCCCACACCAATTGGTACCTGGGATTCTTTGCCCACCACCGGGCTACCAGCCGATGCCCAGTCCGGCAAAACATGTTGTTGTTGCACAGGTCAGTGTCGAAATG CCACCTCAAGCTCAGCAAGCTCCCCTACAAATCCAGCCGTCCATTATATCTCAACAAGCTGTCgcagctgctgctgcagcagcGCAACAACAATACGCTGCGGTTCCAGTCTCCATGGTGGAAAGTGGCAGACAAATGTTACTCACG agaaCTGAATTTAACATCCTCCCGTGTGTACATAAGTATCCCATGGTTGGGTTACAGAACGCGGTACAAACGTCGTGGCCAGGTGGTAGTCGACAAATGGCTGCCATTGTACCTTCCTGGCAACAATTACCACCTCAACATGCCGCCATACAACAACCCCTGCTTAGCGACGCGGGGGAGTGGGGCAGACCACTTATCGTCGACAGTTCAGCCATACTGCAG GATCAGAGGCCCGTGTTCCCGGTAACTGAAGTTTACAACACGAGCGCACTTGTCGAACACCCGTCACAAAGCTGGGGTAAACGAAGCGTGACAAAACATCACCAGCACCACTTGACTGTGCCGCAACAGCCGCAGCACAGACATGAACACAAGAAGGAAACTCAGCAGTTGAGTCCCGTTAAGAAGAGAGTCAAAGAAAGTACGCCGCCCAGCAATATGAGGCGTCATTCTCCTGCGAATGGTCACTGGCAGCAACAGACCAATCAGTCTCATCATCACACCGGCAGCAACACCAGTAGCAATAAACATGGAAGTAACAATCATGCTGGTGAACATCAACAGGTTACAACTGTTAGGCAGCAGACTATAACCATACATGATACACCTTCACCAGCTGTTTCCGTCATCACCATAAGCGACAGCGAAGACGAAAGTCCCAGCAAATG CTGCGGAGACCGTCAATGTGGGGCTTGCCAAGGTTTGGCTCCTCGCTTGTCTGGCGATGGAAGGCCCGTTCGCGAGGATGTTATTCGaag CACGCAGTCTACGCCTCGTGTTGTACAGAGCTCGCACCAGACTCATTCGAGCAGTCAGACGCATACAAACGGTCACAGTGGTTCGCACAGCTCTTCTCAAAGGGCGCAGCGTAAGAATGTCATCAGCTGCGTTACGGTGGGTGACAGTGATGGGGAGGCAAGTCCAGGTCGAGTTCATGCTCACTTGTATCAGCAGGTCCCTCAACATCAGCATCAGCAGCCTGCTCAACACATAAAGCACGAACCACAGCCTCAGCATCATGTCAG TTCTGGCTACTCTTCGCAATCCCAGAAAAAACGACTACTGGCCAAAGTTCAGTCAGAATGCAACATGATCAACGTCGCCACCAAGCCCGAACCTGGCGTCGAATATCTAGCTCCACATCCGTGCCACGCGCCTGCCTGCAAAGAACCTCCAACTTATCAG gATGACGCCTATGACATGCATGACTACTTCTTGCAGTATGTGACTACTAGCAGCGCTCATCCCCACCTTCAGGAACAACATATAGTCTACACAACGGGTGCCGACAAGCGCGTATCTTGGCCTGGTAAACGAACCGAATACAAACACGAGTACGTTCAACCACCGGCTGCGCATTCGAGGGATCATCAAAAATGGGCGGTAGCAAATCCCGTTCATCAGTACAG GCAGACCCAAGTGGTGGGTTCGGCGGCTCATCACGGCCACCACGGTCATCCGGCTCATCTAAGCccaggaggtggaggaggtggGGGTAGGAGCCCGGCTGCTGGCCCGGTAGTCGGGGGTGCCCAACACCTGGGTCAGCCTCTGTACCAGGAATATGCCCACGTACGATCACGGGGACATCCTGTGGCGCCCCCACCTGCGGTTTATGTTACCGCAGCTCCTTCTCAGGCACCGAGCGCCATTCAGCAACAGCAAGTGCCCACCTACCAGGGATTCACACCCGGGTGGGTACCTAGACGTCTAGTAGATGCATGCAT CTCGTCACCATTAACGTTGTATGATTCTAGTCGAGCATTACCGCCACCCGCTCATCACAGTTCAGCCAGACCGCTACTGGCTAGTCATGCGGCGCATCCGCTTCCTGCTCATATGCAGCCGACGGCTGTTTACGGATTGGCGCCGCTATCGCCAGCTAAGCATCAATACCAGACTTCTGGCTTGTGGTTTACCGAATAA
- the Hipk gene encoding homeodomain-interacting protein kinase 2 isoform X4, translating to MENGMRDMFIQAQQTSSSVNGSSSNSSSSINPAHQHSKKRKLDYNISQPVIQQHGQVQSADYQLDNATSIQQYAVSGVNTVFGPLHNNALQKSPNQQTLVRASTIKLLDTYQRCGQKRKSWSREGGNGEGLAIQSTNTNTTNATASTVSSQHHSSQQQQQQQQLNNKQSSMTSHSKQVGNGGNGGGGSNPQGDGDYQLVQHEVLYSMTNQYEVLEFLGRGTFGQVVKCWKKGTNEIVAIKILKNHPSYARQGQIEVSILSRLSQENADEFNFVRAYECFQHKSHTCLVFEMLEQNLYDFLKQNKFSPLPLKYIRPILQQVLTALLKLKQLGLIHADLKPENIMLVDPVRQPYRVKVIDFGSASHVSKAVCNTYLQSRYYRAPEIILGLPFCEAIDMWSLGCVVAELFLGWPLYPGSSEYDQIRYISQTQGLPTEHMLNNASKTTKFFYRDMDSTYPFWRLKTPEEHEQETGIKSKEARKYIFNCLDDIGQVNVPTDLEGGQLCAEKADRREFIDLLKRMLTMDQVERRITPGEALNHAFVTLAHLVDYAHCNNVKASVQMMEVCRRAGDFTASPAHHQAPPAPQPAPPTSLVANFVPTTNGSAVTLTFNNQLTNQVQRLVREHRTAPSGYDNLYQIYTNTSRRATQYSGSSNGSNSGRGAVHDFPHQLVPGILCPPPGYQPMPSPAKHVVVAQVSVEMPPQAQQAPLQIQPSIISQQAVAAAAAAAQQQYAAVPVSMVESGRQMLLTRTEFNILPCVHKYPMVGLQNAVQTSWPGGSRQMAAIVPSWQQLPPQHAAIQQPLLSDAGEWGRPLIVDSSAILQDQRPVFPVTEVYNTSALVEHPSQSWGKRSVTKHHQHHLTVPQQPQHRHEHKKETQQLSPVKKRVKESTPPSNMRRHSPANGHWQQQTNQSHHHTGSNTSSNKHGSNNHAGEHQQVTTVRQQTITIHDTPSPAVSVITISDSEDESPSKCCGDRQCGACQGLAPRLSGDGRPVREDVIRSTQSTPRVVQSSHQTHSSSQTHTNGHSGSHSSSQRAQRKNVISCVTVGDSDGEASPGRVHAHLYQQVPQHQHQQPAQHIKHEPQPQHHVSSGYSSQSQKKRLLAKVQSECNMINVATKPEPGVEYLAPHPCHAPACKEPPTYQDDAYDMHDYFLQYVTTSSAHPHLQEQHIVYTTGADKRVSWPGKRTEYKHEYVQPPAAHSRDHQKWAVANPVHQYRQTQVVGSAAHHGHHGHPAHLSPGGGGGGGRSPAAGPVVGGAQHLGQPLYQEYAHVRSRGHPVAPPPAVYVTAAPSQAPSAIQQQQVPTYQGFTPGWVPRRLVDACISSPLTLYDSSRALPPPAHHSSARPLLASHAAHPLPAHMQPTAVYGLAPLSPAKHQYQTSGLWFTE from the exons ATggaaaat GGAATGCGTGACATGTTCATCCAAGCTCAGCAGACGAGCAGCAGCGTCaacggcagcagcagcaacagcagcagcagcatcaaccCTGCTCACCAACATAGCAAGAAGCGAAAGTTGGACTACAACATTAGTCAACCAGTTATCCAGCAGCACGGGCAAGTCCAATCTGCCGACTACCAGTTGGACAACGCAACTAGCATCCAACAGTACGCTGTGAGCGGGGTCAACACTGTATTTGGTCCGTTGCACAATAATGCGCTGCAGAAAAGCCCCAACCAACAGACTCTAGTCCGCGCGTCGACTATTAAACTTTTAGACACGTACCAGCGCTGTGGTCAGAAG AGAAAGTCTTGGTCACGAGAAGGAGGTAATGGTGAAGGACTGGCGATCCAATCGACTAACACTAACACGACAAACGCTACAGCTAGTACCGTGAGCTCGCAGCATCATTCTtcacagcagcagcagcaacaacagcagctgAATAATAAACAATCCAGCATGACTTCGCACAGTAAACAAGTTGGCAATGGGGGCAACGGCGGTGGCGGTAGCAATCCGCAAGGAGATGGCGATTATCAGTTGGTTCAGCACGAAGTTCTTTACTCTATGACTAATCAGTACGAGGTTCTGGAATTTTTGGGCAGAGGAACGTTCGGACAG GTCGTGAAATGCTGGAAAAAGGGTACAAACGAAATAGTAGCCattaaaatattgaagaatCATCCATCGTATGCGCGCCAAGGCCAGATTGAG GTCTCCATCCTGTCACGTCTTAGCCAGGAAAACGCGGACGAGTTCAACTTTGTGCGTGCCTACGAATGTTTTCAGCACAAATCTCATACTTGTTTGGTGTTTGAAATGCTTGAGCAGAACctgtatgattttttaaagCAAAATAAATTCTCACCACTTCCTTTAAAGTACATCAGGCCAATTCTTCAACAAGTGCTTACCGCTCTTCTCAAACTCAAG caattGGGTCTAATCCATGCCGATCTTAAACCTGAAAACATAATGCTGGTAGACCCTGTGCGACAGCCGTATCGAGTTAAAGTCATTGACTTTGGTTCTGCCTCTCACGTTTCAAAAGCCGTTTGCAATACCTACTTGCAATCCCGTTACTATCGTGCGCCCGAGATCATACTTGGACTTCCTTTCTGCGAGGCGATAGACATGTGGTCCCTAGGCTGCGTTGTGGCTGAATTGTTTCTCGGTTGGCCATTGTATCCAGGCAGTTCGGAATACGATCAGATACGCTACATCAGTCAAACTCAGGGACTTCCCACTGAACACATGCTGAATAACGCTAGTAAAACTACGAAATTCTTCTACAGAGATATGGACA GCACGTATCCATTCTGGAGGCTAAAGACTCCAGAAGAACACGAGCAGGAGACTGGAATAAAGTCCAAGGAGGCtagaaaatacattttcaacTGCTTGGACGATATTGGTCAGGTGAATGTTCCGACCGATTTGGAAGGGGGTCAGTTATGCGCGGAAAAAGCGGACAGACGAGAGTTTATCGATCTATTGAAGAGGATGCTCACAATGGACCAGGTA GAGCGCCGAATCACACCAGGAGAAGCTTTGAACCATGCTTTCGTAACGCTGGCTCACCTCGTCGACTACGCTCATTGCAACAATGTCAAAGCCTCTGTACAAATGATGGAGGTCTGCAGACGAGCTGGCGACTTTACCGCCAGTCCAGCTCACCATCAAGCCCCACCTGCGCCTCAGCCAGCGCCACCGACTTCGCTGGTTGCCAATTTTGTGCCGACGACAAATGGAAGCGCAGTCACTCTCACCTTCAACAATCAACTGACGAATCAGGTGCAGAGACTCGTTAGGGAACACCGCACAGCACCATCGGGATACGACAATCTG TATCAAATATACACAAATACCAGTCGGAGAGCGACGCAGTACAGTGGTTCGTCCAACGGTTCGAACAGTGGTCGTGGCGCAGTGCATGATTTCCCACACCAATTGGTACCTGGGATTCTTTGCCCACCACCGGGCTACCAGCCGATGCCCAGTCCGGCAAAACATGTTGTTGTTGCACAGGTCAGTGTCGAAATG CCACCTCAAGCTCAGCAAGCTCCCCTACAAATCCAGCCGTCCATTATATCTCAACAAGCTGTCgcagctgctgctgcagcagcGCAACAACAATACGCTGCGGTTCCAGTCTCCATGGTGGAAAGTGGCAGACAAATGTTACTCACG agaaCTGAATTTAACATCCTCCCGTGTGTACATAAGTATCCCATGGTTGGGTTACAGAACGCGGTACAAACGTCGTGGCCAGGTGGTAGTCGACAAATGGCTGCCATTGTACCTTCCTGGCAACAATTACCACCTCAACATGCCGCCATACAACAACCCCTGCTTAGCGACGCGGGGGAGTGGGGCAGACCACTTATCGTCGACAGTTCAGCCATACTGCAG GATCAGAGGCCCGTGTTCCCGGTAACTGAAGTTTACAACACGAGCGCACTTGTCGAACACCCGTCACAAAGCTGGGGTAAACGAAGCGTGACAAAACATCACCAGCACCACTTGACTGTGCCGCAACAGCCGCAGCACAGACATGAACACAAGAAGGAAACTCAGCAGTTGAGTCCCGTTAAGAAGAGAGTCAAAGAAAGTACGCCGCCCAGCAATATGAGGCGTCATTCTCCTGCGAATGGTCACTGGCAGCAACAGACCAATCAGTCTCATCATCACACCGGCAGCAACACCAGTAGCAATAAACATGGAAGTAACAATCATGCTGGTGAACATCAACAGGTTACAACTGTTAGGCAGCAGACTATAACCATACATGATACACCTTCACCAGCTGTTTCCGTCATCACCATAAGCGACAGCGAAGACGAAAGTCCCAGCAAATG CTGCGGAGACCGTCAATGTGGGGCTTGCCAAGGTTTGGCTCCTCGCTTGTCTGGCGATGGAAGGCCCGTTCGCGAGGATGTTATTCGaag CACGCAGTCTACGCCTCGTGTTGTACAGAGCTCGCACCAGACTCATTCGAGCAGTCAGACGCATACAAACGGTCACAGTGGTTCGCACAGCTCTTCTCAAAGGGCGCAGCGTAAGAATGTCATCAGCTGCGTTACGGTGGGTGACAGTGATGGGGAGGCAAGTCCAGGTCGAGTTCATGCTCACTTGTATCAGCAGGTCCCTCAACATCAGCATCAGCAGCCTGCTCAACACATAAAGCACGAACCACAGCCTCAGCATCATGTCAG TTCTGGCTACTCTTCGCAATCCCAGAAAAAACGACTACTGGCCAAAGTTCAGTCAGAATGCAACATGATCAACGTCGCCACCAAGCCCGAACCTGGCGTCGAATATCTAGCTCCACATCCGTGCCACGCGCCTGCCTGCAAAGAACCTCCAACTTATCAG gATGACGCCTATGACATGCATGACTACTTCTTGCAGTATGTGACTACTAGCAGCGCTCATCCCCACCTTCAGGAACAACATATAGTCTACACAACGGGTGCCGACAAGCGCGTATCTTGGCCTGGTAAACGAACCGAATACAAACACGAGTACGTTCAACCACCGGCTGCGCATTCGAGGGATCATCAAAAATGGGCGGTAGCAAATCCCGTTCATCAGTACAG GCAGACCCAAGTGGTGGGTTCGGCGGCTCATCACGGCCACCACGGTCATCCGGCTCATCTAAGCccaggaggtggaggaggtggGGGTAGGAGCCCGGCTGCTGGCCCGGTAGTCGGGGGTGCCCAACACCTGGGTCAGCCTCTGTACCAGGAATATGCCCACGTACGATCACGGGGACATCCTGTGGCGCCCCCACCTGCGGTTTATGTTACCGCAGCTCCTTCTCAGGCACCGAGCGCCATTCAGCAACAGCAAGTGCCCACCTACCAGGGATTCACACCCGGGTGGGTACCTAGACGTCTAGTAGATGCATGCAT CTCGTCACCATTAACGTTGTATGATTCTAGTCGAGCATTACCGCCACCCGCTCATCACAGTTCAGCCAGACCGCTACTGGCTAGTCATGCGGCGCATCCGCTTCCTGCTCATATGCAGCCGACGGCTGTTTACGGATTGGCGCCGCTATCGCCAGCTAAGCATCAATACCAGACTTCTGGCTTGTGGTTTACCGAATAA